In Fundidesulfovibrio putealis DSM 16056, the following proteins share a genomic window:
- the trbL gene encoding P-type conjugative transfer protein TrbL, whose translation MYFLFMALIPLFAVVMLPGESFAQSTDALTGIVTKVQTLATTWNNTLQNAALKLFSLCVTLTVVMFGVKAALNRTSIADLLSQFIVSMLFCGLVAAVIVNYVPWTKSVIDGLSELAGTAGASQYDTAEPLKAGLDVVKSLWNTINGENGLISKASYDNGFNLGPILLIGICSIIILIVFSLLTAQVILIKCESYIAVSAAIVLLGLGGAEFMKEYAINVMRYVLSVAVKLYAMQLVMSLGLQMFKDLQAQVQSSASPGLAEGFIYIATAIIIYAIAQNVPSMVAGIVNGSHTTPGSSLSSAVAGAAGATLGGMVGAASGAIGAASGIDATRKAAQIASMDGATGLGKARHIAGSLWQAHKQAKTESGNLSHGERFGAAMSSRLQEMKMRNLGLPGDGSSPGGKDGGGNGQA comes from the coding sequence ATGTACTTTTTATTCATGGCGTTGATACCCCTTTTTGCTGTTGTGATGCTCCCAGGAGAGTCATTTGCACAGAGCACAGATGCACTCACGGGAATTGTTACCAAAGTACAAACACTCGCAACAACCTGGAACAATACCCTTCAAAACGCTGCGCTAAAGCTATTTAGTCTGTGTGTAACACTAACAGTTGTTATGTTTGGCGTCAAGGCAGCTTTGAACAGGACAAGTATTGCTGATCTTCTAAGTCAATTTATTGTTTCAATGCTGTTTTGCGGCCTCGTGGCAGCCGTCATTGTGAACTACGTTCCCTGGACCAAAAGCGTTATCGACGGACTCAGTGAACTAGCAGGCACAGCCGGAGCAAGCCAGTATGACACTGCGGAACCTTTGAAGGCCGGACTGGATGTCGTGAAGTCACTATGGAACACCATTAACGGAGAAAACGGATTGATATCAAAGGCATCGTACGACAATGGATTCAACCTTGGCCCAATACTTCTCATAGGAATATGTTCAATTATCATCTTGATTGTTTTTTCACTGTTAACAGCACAAGTCATATTGATAAAATGTGAATCTTACATTGCTGTCAGCGCCGCAATAGTCCTTCTCGGGCTCGGCGGCGCTGAGTTTATGAAAGAATACGCGATCAATGTCATGAGGTATGTCCTTTCTGTTGCCGTCAAACTGTACGCCATGCAGCTTGTGATGAGCCTTGGACTCCAGATGTTTAAAGACTTGCAAGCGCAAGTACAGTCTTCTGCTTCACCGGGACTTGCTGAAGGATTCATCTACATCGCTACGGCAATCATTATTTACGCGATAGCCCAGAATGTTCCCTCCATGGTGGCAGGCATCGTGAACGGCTCCCACACTACGCCCGGATCAAGTCTTTCGTCAGCAGTCGCAGGCGCAGCAGGAGCCACGCTCGGGGGAATGGTTGGAGCCGCGTCGGGAGCTATTGGTGCTGCTAGCGGGATCGACGCCACCAGAAAGGCCGCTCAGATCGCCTCCATGGACGGAGCCACGGGCCTGGGGAAGGCCCGCCACATCGCGGGATCGCTCTGGCAAGCCCATAAGCAGGCCAAGACCGAGAGCGGGAATCTGTCTCATGGTGAACGCTTTGGGGCCGCAATGAGTTCAC